In the Kribbella sp. NBC_00482 genome, one interval contains:
- a CDS encoding RNA polymerase sigma-70 factor — translation MTGTDRATEAFVAHRNLLFTVAYELLGSAADAEDVLQETWLRWVKVELDTVQDHRAYLVRIASRQALQRLRTLGRRKESYVGPWLPEPLLTAPDVAEDVELADSVSMAMLLVLETLKPTERAVFVLREVFGLDYDEIAKAVDKTPEAVRQVAHRARSHVAARRPRGVVSAHETRDALEAFQRAVNTGDIQGLVDILAPDVVFLGDGGGVVQALPRPVVGAEKVARLLALAVERLAEGSLEITQINGQPALILRFTDEVDTVTVLHVEDGKIAGLYAVRNPAKLARLTEETFLTR, via the coding sequence ATGACCGGTACGGACCGGGCCACCGAGGCCTTCGTTGCCCATCGCAACCTCCTGTTCACCGTCGCCTACGAACTCCTCGGCTCCGCCGCGGACGCCGAGGACGTACTGCAGGAGACCTGGCTGCGCTGGGTCAAGGTGGAGCTCGACACGGTCCAGGACCACCGCGCGTACCTGGTCCGGATCGCCAGCCGCCAGGCCCTCCAACGCCTCCGCACCCTCGGCCGCCGCAAGGAGTCGTACGTCGGCCCGTGGCTTCCCGAGCCGCTGCTCACCGCGCCGGACGTCGCCGAGGACGTCGAACTCGCGGACAGCGTCTCGATGGCGATGCTGCTCGTCCTCGAGACGCTCAAGCCGACCGAACGCGCCGTGTTCGTCCTCCGCGAGGTGTTCGGCCTCGACTACGACGAGATCGCCAAGGCCGTCGACAAGACCCCCGAGGCCGTCCGCCAGGTCGCCCACCGAGCCCGCTCCCACGTGGCCGCTCGCCGCCCGCGCGGCGTCGTCTCCGCCCACGAGACCCGCGACGCCCTGGAGGCGTTCCAGCGCGCCGTGAACACCGGAGACATCCAGGGCCTGGTCGACATCCTCGCCCCGGACGTGGTCTTCCTGGGCGACGGCGGCGGCGTGGTCCAGGCCCTCCCGCGGCCGGTCGTCGGCGCCGAGAAGGTCGCCCGTCTCCTCGCGCTGGCTGTAGAACGCCTCGCCGAGGGTTCCCTCGAGATCACCCAGATCAACGGGCAGCCAGCGTTGATCCTCCGCTTCACGGACGAGGTGGACACCGTCACCGTGCTCCACGTGGAAGACGGCAAGATCGCCGGGCTCTACGCCGTACGGAATCCGGCCAAGCTCGCCCGCCTCACGGAAGAGACCTTCCTGACCCGCTAG
- a CDS encoding carboxymuconolactone decarboxylase family protein, whose protein sequence is MEPRIDLMQNEFGGKLAKRLFAVHALLQQTGLPTATQNLVMLRASQINGCGHCIDIHSKEAAAEGETTTRLNLVAGWRHSTVFTEEEQAALAMTEEATRLADASEGVSDETWARAAKYYDENQLIGLVTLIAMINATNRMAVTLNQLGGSYEPGLMAAAVNS, encoded by the coding sequence ATGGAACCCCGTATCGACCTGATGCAGAACGAATTCGGCGGCAAGCTCGCGAAGCGGCTGTTCGCGGTCCATGCACTGCTGCAGCAGACCGGCCTGCCGACAGCGACCCAGAACCTGGTGATGCTCCGAGCCAGCCAGATCAACGGCTGCGGACACTGCATCGACATCCACTCGAAGGAGGCTGCGGCCGAGGGTGAGACCACGACTCGCCTGAACCTGGTCGCGGGCTGGCGTCACTCGACGGTGTTCACCGAGGAGGAGCAGGCCGCGCTGGCGATGACCGAGGAGGCGACCCGGCTCGCCGACGCGTCCGAGGGCGTCTCGGACGAGACGTGGGCCCGCGCAGCGAAGTACTACGACGAGAACCAGCTGATCGGGCTGGTCACGCTGATCGCCATGATCAACGCGACCAACCGGATGGCCGTCACCCTCAACCAGCTCGGCGGCTCCTACGAGCCCGGCCTGATGGCGGCCGCTGTCAACAGCTGA
- a CDS encoding DinB family protein yields the protein MGLNDVLYDPIRHNNWATGSLIRFCLAQNLTAEQLEITGVGTYGGILATLDHIVRCDGSYLRRIVDRPIDFVDGEPATDLETLGRWNADLGALWEVFLTQPFDVERVIIVDDNTRGTRAGIFVAQAINHANHHREQVCAILTGMGIEPPDIQAWEYAWETERIWDLPAAAAAAE from the coding sequence ATGGGACTCAACGACGTGCTGTACGACCCGATCCGGCACAACAACTGGGCCACTGGGAGCCTGATCAGGTTCTGCCTCGCCCAGAACCTCACCGCTGAGCAGCTCGAGATCACCGGCGTCGGTACGTACGGCGGCATTCTCGCGACCCTCGACCACATCGTCCGCTGCGACGGTAGCTACCTGCGCCGGATCGTCGACCGGCCGATCGACTTCGTCGACGGCGAACCGGCAACCGACCTGGAAACGCTCGGTCGCTGGAATGCCGACCTGGGTGCGCTGTGGGAGGTGTTCCTGACGCAGCCGTTCGACGTCGAGCGCGTGATCATCGTCGACGACAACACCCGCGGCACCCGCGCCGGCATCTTCGTCGCCCAGGCGATCAACCACGCCAACCACCACCGCGAACAGGTCTGCGCCATCCTGACCGGCATGGGCATCGAGCCTCCCGACATCCAGGCCTGGGAATACGCCTGGGAGACCGAGCGCATCTGGGACCTTCCGGCCGCGGCCGCCGCGGCGGAGTAG
- a CDS encoding VOC family protein, protein MASRLNPYIQFDGDARAAMEFYQGVFGGDLSSNTFKEFGAGHGPDDDEKLMHSQLETPSGFTLMAADTPQGMPYNPGENIAISLSGEGDELRGYYEKLSADGGKVTVPLEKQMWGDEFGMVTDRFGINWMVNIAAS, encoded by the coding sequence ATGGCATCTCGGCTCAATCCGTACATCCAGTTCGACGGCGACGCACGCGCGGCGATGGAGTTCTACCAGGGGGTCTTCGGCGGAGATCTGTCCTCGAACACCTTCAAGGAGTTCGGCGCCGGCCACGGACCGGACGACGACGAGAAGCTGATGCACAGCCAGTTGGAGACCCCGAGCGGGTTCACCCTGATGGCAGCCGACACGCCGCAGGGCATGCCGTACAACCCGGGCGAGAACATCGCGATCAGCCTCAGCGGCGAAGGCGACGAGCTGCGCGGCTACTACGAGAAGCTGTCCGCCGACGGCGGCAAGGTGACGGTCCCGCTGGAGAAGCAGATGTGGGGCGACGAGTTCGGCATGGTCACCGACAGGTTCGGCATCAACTGGATGGTCAACATCGCCGCGAGCTGA
- a CDS encoding VOC family protein — protein MLLRHITIDAGDPYKLAQFWSTVTGWPVADGDVPGDDEVLIQAPAPAPGLLFIAVPEGKAVKNRVHLDWGPTERTRDQEVERILTLGGTIHEDHRVPDGRGWVTMKDLEGNEFCVERSEAERAG, from the coding sequence ATGTTGCTGCGACACATCACGATCGATGCCGGAGACCCCTACAAGCTCGCGCAGTTCTGGAGTACCGTGACCGGCTGGCCGGTGGCCGACGGAGACGTGCCGGGAGACGACGAAGTACTGATCCAGGCGCCGGCGCCGGCTCCCGGGCTGCTGTTCATCGCGGTCCCGGAAGGAAAGGCCGTGAAGAACCGGGTGCACCTCGACTGGGGCCCGACGGAGCGTACGCGGGACCAGGAGGTCGAGCGGATCCTGACGCTCGGCGGCACGATCCACGAGGACCACCGGGTCCCGGACGGACGCGGCTGGGTCACGATGAAGGACCTCGAGGGCAACGAGTTCTGCGTCGAACGCAGCGAGGCGGAGCGCGCGGGCTGA
- a CDS encoding GDSL-type esterase/lipase family protein → MLQQVGEQPGHAHHRKPSAVRAFLGSVVAIVVTLLVVALLGGVLVVLDPRSTSADTTVGGSYSVPSSGPGRYGSGTLGPWQKLIHRISPEDQIREVLAFDGVFMFGDSIAVQDSAALERLLADRTGDSIAFHDWSGQSASAAVDALEEWSRSYGLPRRIVMAAGTNDIFDPPAFAAQVERALRIAGPDRTVYWVNVYVSRTKQPAAVREADLANSAWINQQLQDAAFRHPNLRIIDWSGFLTSQPSRPAQYLRDGVHTSQPIGGAARNELIADAVRNR, encoded by the coding sequence ATGTTGCAGCAGGTGGGGGAACAACCAGGTCATGCGCATCACAGGAAACCGTCCGCGGTGCGGGCGTTCCTGGGGTCGGTCGTCGCGATCGTCGTGACGCTGCTCGTGGTGGCGTTGCTCGGCGGCGTGCTCGTCGTACTCGATCCGCGGTCGACGAGCGCCGACACCACGGTCGGCGGGTCGTACAGCGTCCCGTCGAGCGGGCCGGGGCGCTACGGATCGGGCACGCTCGGCCCGTGGCAGAAGCTGATCCACCGGATCAGTCCCGAGGACCAGATCCGCGAGGTGCTCGCGTTCGACGGGGTCTTCATGTTCGGCGACAGCATCGCCGTCCAGGACAGCGCCGCGCTCGAGCGGTTGCTGGCGGATCGCACTGGCGACTCGATCGCCTTCCACGACTGGTCCGGGCAGTCGGCGTCGGCGGCGGTCGACGCCCTCGAAGAGTGGTCGCGTAGCTACGGTCTGCCGCGGCGGATCGTGATGGCGGCCGGTACGAACGACATCTTCGACCCGCCCGCGTTCGCGGCACAGGTCGAGCGCGCGCTGCGGATCGCCGGCCCGGACCGGACGGTGTACTGGGTGAACGTGTACGTGAGCCGCACCAAGCAGCCGGCCGCCGTACGGGAAGCCGATCTCGCCAACAGCGCATGGATCAACCAGCAACTGCAGGACGCGGCGTTCCGGCACCCGAACCTGCGGATCATCGACTGGTCCGGGTTCCTCACGTCCCAGCCGAGCCGCCCGGCGCAGTACCTGCGCGACGGCGTCCACACGAGTCAGCCGATCGGCGGAGCCGCCCGCAACGAACTGATCGCGGACGCCGTCCGAAATCGCTGA
- a CDS encoding heparinase II/III domain-containing protein, whose protein sequence is MPARHLRTSSTTLRLTIALLASVAVLGAVLMIPWGGSEPEAAPDPTTSHTPEPPTPPPAPARQNVYTCPAYSGIDRANPVANLYKDTFKWGTTPPTKVGDGKGNINWRMNPANNPSWYMWLHSLRWLGQGITAAAAGDKAALQRVSTITHDWVKDNPYSWKSDVGAYESTMHRTNVLICLRQAVLSGLHVAQLPLTYAWLDKALMEHAWFLQKNYSGDWNHGTDESLALFGIGCTLQRNDLKTIASDRLTSAIKTSIDTQGSTNEQSTAYAQFNYVLWGRAIDVLRKCGVDPGTTITARRRELAKWLALATNSLGNLPQLGDSEVVRTVPVAGTVLEYAGTLGAHGIRPTQRIGIFDAGYIFGRTGWGEKRPFTQESTYSIRFGPSQKLHGHNDHTSITYTSRGRDILIDGGHAGYKVDDWRFWAKSQFAHNEMVVKSATGHPETKLVRSSIKATSEFYELHDSPGAGIDRTRDVLVLKDPDLMVVLDRGSSAAEQEYSTLWHLPDDQKVVVSGNDRAVAARPGDKVKTTLLQIPFQEETTPIEVTTGQQDPIQGWHYTTIDKRLPSPVVKFNRSGQNASILSVIAPTRTNATVSYTTSMQGSRMIVNLTVDGVTTVIGIAADGTMQRIK, encoded by the coding sequence ATGCCTGCGAGACATCTGCGCACGTCCAGTACGACGCTACGACTCACGATCGCGTTGCTCGCCAGCGTCGCCGTACTGGGTGCCGTACTGATGATCCCGTGGGGCGGCTCCGAGCCGGAGGCCGCGCCGGATCCGACCACGAGCCACACGCCCGAGCCGCCGACCCCACCACCTGCGCCGGCGCGGCAGAACGTCTACACGTGCCCGGCGTACAGCGGGATCGACCGCGCGAACCCGGTGGCCAACCTCTACAAGGACACCTTCAAATGGGGTACGACGCCGCCGACCAAGGTCGGTGACGGCAAGGGGAACATCAACTGGCGGATGAACCCGGCCAACAACCCCAGCTGGTACATGTGGCTGCACTCGCTTCGTTGGCTGGGGCAAGGAATCACCGCCGCCGCGGCCGGTGACAAGGCCGCGCTGCAGCGGGTCAGCACGATCACGCACGACTGGGTCAAGGACAACCCGTACTCGTGGAAGTCCGACGTCGGCGCCTACGAGTCGACGATGCACCGCACCAACGTCCTGATCTGCCTGCGGCAGGCGGTGCTGTCGGGGCTGCACGTGGCGCAACTGCCGTTGACGTACGCATGGCTGGACAAGGCGCTGATGGAGCACGCGTGGTTCCTGCAGAAGAACTACAGCGGCGACTGGAACCACGGCACCGACGAGAGCCTGGCGTTGTTCGGGATCGGGTGCACGCTGCAGCGCAACGATCTGAAGACGATCGCATCCGACCGGCTGACGAGTGCGATCAAGACGTCGATCGACACGCAGGGTTCGACCAACGAGCAGTCGACGGCGTACGCGCAGTTCAACTACGTGCTCTGGGGACGGGCGATCGACGTACTGCGTAAGTGCGGCGTCGACCCCGGTACGACGATCACCGCGCGCCGGCGGGAACTCGCGAAGTGGCTCGCGCTGGCGACCAACTCGCTCGGGAACCTCCCGCAACTCGGCGACTCCGAGGTGGTGCGCACGGTGCCCGTCGCCGGGACGGTCCTCGAGTACGCCGGTACGCTCGGCGCCCACGGGATCCGGCCGACACAGCGGATCGGGATCTTCGACGCCGGGTACATCTTCGGACGGACCGGTTGGGGCGAGAAGCGGCCGTTCACGCAGGAATCGACGTACAGCATCAGGTTCGGGCCGTCGCAGAAACTGCACGGACACAACGACCACACGTCGATCACGTACACCTCGCGCGGGCGGGACATCCTGATCGACGGCGGGCACGCCGGGTACAAGGTGGACGACTGGCGGTTCTGGGCGAAGAGTCAGTTCGCGCACAACGAGATGGTCGTGAAGTCGGCGACCGGGCACCCGGAGACCAAGCTGGTGCGGTCGTCGATCAAGGCGACGTCGGAGTTCTACGAGCTGCACGACTCGCCGGGGGCCGGGATCGACCGGACGCGGGACGTGCTGGTGCTGAAGGATCCCGACCTGATGGTGGTGCTGGATCGCGGTTCGTCGGCTGCGGAGCAGGAGTACTCGACGCTGTGGCATCTGCCGGACGACCAGAAGGTGGTTGTCAGCGGCAACGACCGGGCGGTGGCCGCGCGGCCGGGTGACAAGGTGAAGACGACGCTGCTGCAGATCCCGTTCCAGGAGGAGACGACGCCGATCGAGGTGACGACCGGTCAGCAGGACCCGATCCAGGGCTGGCACTACACGACGATCGACAAGCGCCTGCCGTCGCCGGTGGTGAAGTTCAACCGGTCCGGGCAGAACGCGAGCATCCTGTCCGTGATCGCGCCGACCCGCACCAACGCCACGGTGTCGTACACAACGTCGATGCAGGGCTCGCGGATGATCGTGAACCTGACCGTCGACGGCGTGACCACCGTGATCGGCATCGCAGCGGACGGGACGATGCAGCGGATCAAGTGA
- a CDS encoding mycothiol transferase, whose protein sequence is MSESAWVSPWWEPPLAGSDVEHLVGALDRLRTTFRYKVDELDADGLNTRIGASSITLGGLMKHLAANEDYMFDVKFRGKPMSGPWLENGWRDDNDWEFNSAVDNTPAELYALWDGAVARSRETLTAAIADGGLDQPADITWPDGRHASLRRLVCDLIEEYGRHTGHADLIREAVDGRVGEDPPSDWKPVGPKA, encoded by the coding sequence ATGAGTGAAAGCGCGTGGGTGTCGCCGTGGTGGGAGCCGCCGTTGGCGGGGAGTGATGTCGAGCATCTGGTCGGGGCACTGGACCGGTTGCGGACGACGTTCCGGTACAAGGTCGACGAGCTCGACGCGGACGGGCTGAACACCCGGATCGGGGCGTCGTCGATCACGCTCGGCGGGTTGATGAAGCATCTCGCCGCGAACGAGGACTACATGTTCGACGTGAAGTTCCGGGGCAAGCCGATGAGCGGGCCGTGGCTCGAGAACGGCTGGCGGGACGACAACGACTGGGAGTTCAACTCCGCGGTCGACAACACGCCGGCCGAGCTGTACGCGCTGTGGGACGGCGCGGTCGCGCGATCCCGGGAGACGCTGACGGCGGCGATCGCTGACGGCGGGCTCGACCAGCCGGCCGACATCACCTGGCCGGACGGGCGGCACGCCAGCCTCCGCCGCCTGGTCTGCGACCTGATAGAGGAGTACGGCCGCCACACGGGCCACGCCGACCTGATCCGCGAGGCCGTCGACGGCCGCGTCGGCGAGGACCCGCCCAGCGACTGGAAGCCGGTAGGCCCCAAAGCCTGA
- a CDS encoding NUDIX hydrolase encodes MQRYAGVIARYDGMVAVVRERYEAWDAPYWNLPSGAVEDGETPADGAVRELREESGLVAAAGDLELVWTTRTTADGRVTSRSWNYVVDVSDPAFAVDDPDGSVMEVQWVPVEDAVLRLSKMPYPPIAVPAVDYLAYGIRGRDWGFTLYGETWSWDQ; translated from the coding sequence ATGCAGCGATACGCGGGCGTGATCGCAAGGTACGACGGGATGGTCGCGGTGGTCCGGGAGCGGTACGAGGCCTGGGACGCGCCGTACTGGAACCTGCCGAGCGGGGCCGTCGAGGACGGTGAGACTCCGGCGGACGGCGCGGTGCGCGAGCTGCGCGAAGAGTCGGGACTGGTTGCCGCGGCGGGAGATCTCGAGCTGGTGTGGACGACGCGGACGACAGCTGACGGTCGCGTGACGTCGCGGTCGTGGAACTACGTCGTGGACGTAAGCGATCCCGCGTTCGCGGTCGACGATCCGGACGGTTCGGTGATGGAGGTTCAGTGGGTCCCGGTCGAGGACGCCGTACTGCGGCTGAGCAAGATGCCGTACCCGCCGATCGCCGTACCCGCGGTCGACTACCTGGCGTACGGCATCCGCGGGCGGGACTGGGGATTCACTTTGTACGGGGAGACGTGGAGCTGGGATCAGTGA
- a CDS encoding GNAT family N-acetyltransferase, with protein MEAHPVDEARWDDLVELFGPSGGTRGCWCMARRLPASSVAANGSAENRAALEGFVEAGVPVGLIGYVDHRPAIWCAVAPRTEYYAIVHSRTLPIDEPDDETIWAINCLFVKAGYRGRGLTSPMVDAAVEYARSSGARIVEAYPVKAMPGDPGRGVLSTFLAAGFTTYAEDRTSAKRNVVVRRTL; from the coding sequence ATGGAAGCGCACCCGGTTGACGAGGCGCGGTGGGACGACCTGGTCGAGCTGTTCGGGCCGAGTGGTGGGACGCGGGGCTGCTGGTGCATGGCCCGCCGGCTGCCCGCGTCATCCGTCGCCGCGAACGGGAGCGCCGAGAACCGCGCCGCACTTGAGGGTTTCGTGGAGGCTGGTGTCCCGGTCGGGCTCATCGGGTACGTCGACCATCGCCCAGCGATCTGGTGCGCCGTAGCCCCGCGGACGGAGTACTACGCGATCGTGCACTCGCGGACACTGCCGATCGACGAGCCGGACGACGAGACGATCTGGGCGATCAACTGCCTGTTCGTGAAGGCTGGGTACCGTGGGCGAGGGCTGACGTCCCCGATGGTCGACGCGGCCGTCGAGTACGCGCGAAGCTCGGGTGCGCGGATCGTCGAGGCCTACCCGGTGAAGGCGATGCCCGGTGATCCCGGCCGTGGCGTACTCAGCACATTCCTCGCCGCGGGCTTCACGACGTACGCCGAGGACCGTACGTCGGCCAAACGCAACGTCGTCGTACGCCGGACCCTATGA
- a CDS encoding YciI family protein: MPRYLISFEKGAMDHIPEEDFPEVGKASHAVCQEAKDAGVFRFGGGLSYDDGDVEHAVVGTDGLVTDGPYPESKELVGGMMVVDVPTREEALTWARKIAAACRCPQDVRKFMYDPDLVE; the protein is encoded by the coding sequence ATGCCGCGATACCTGATCTCGTTCGAGAAGGGCGCGATGGACCACATCCCCGAGGAGGACTTCCCCGAGGTGGGCAAGGCCTCTCACGCGGTGTGTCAGGAGGCGAAGGACGCCGGCGTGTTCCGGTTCGGCGGCGGATTGAGCTACGACGACGGCGACGTGGAGCACGCGGTGGTCGGCACCGACGGGCTGGTGACCGACGGCCCGTACCCGGAGAGCAAGGAACTCGTCGGCGGCATGATGGTCGTCGACGTCCCAACCCGCGAAGAGGCCCTCACCTGGGCCAGAAAGATCGCGGCGGCCTGCCGCTGCCCCCAAGACGTCCGCAAATTCATGTACGACCCCGATCTCGTGGAGTGA
- a CDS encoding GNAT family N-acetyltransferase gives MKSELESVAWPPDPIKTERLVLREPEARDRTAIIELLASPEVGTYIGGAQSRDDLERTMPEVPRRRTGLFVVALDGATIGTVTLDQRDPNHPDQVRPDLAAVELGYLFLPSSWGHGYATEACTAALTWFTTTHPGEPVALTTQSANHASMRLATKLGFTETHRYNAWDAEQWLGLWTPTN, from the coding sequence ATGAAGAGCGAGCTCGAATCCGTTGCCTGGCCGCCCGATCCGATCAAGACCGAGCGCCTCGTGTTGCGCGAGCCCGAGGCGCGCGATCGTACGGCGATCATCGAGCTGCTCGCCTCTCCCGAGGTCGGCACGTACATCGGCGGCGCGCAGTCCCGCGACGACCTCGAGCGCACAATGCCGGAAGTACCACGCCGCCGTACCGGCCTGTTCGTCGTCGCCCTCGACGGAGCGACGATCGGCACCGTCACCCTCGACCAACGCGACCCGAACCACCCCGACCAGGTCCGCCCGGACCTCGCGGCAGTCGAACTCGGCTACCTCTTCCTCCCGTCCTCCTGGGGCCACGGCTACGCCACCGAAGCCTGCACCGCCGCACTCACCTGGTTCACCACCACCCACCCCGGCGAGCCAGTAGCCCTAACCACCCAGTCCGCCAACCACGCCTCCATGCGCCTCGCAACCAAACTCGGCTTCACCGAGACCCACCGCTACAACGCCTGGGACGCCGAACAATGGCTGGGCCTCTGGACCCCCACCAACTGA
- a CDS encoding helix-turn-helix domain-containing protein — MLERVGGRLKRLRAQRRMTLAEVSTATGISKSTMSRLETGQRRPTLELLLALSQVYRVPLDDLVAAPAQGDPRIRLKPGRVNGRTVIPLTQHPDGTQAWKIVIPSSKVTPELRAHDGHEWIYVLSGHMRLVVGDDDWVLGPGEVAQFSTEQPHWFGSTGHEPAEILSIFSRPGERMTVRET; from the coding sequence GTGCTCGAGAGGGTCGGGGGACGACTCAAGCGACTGCGCGCGCAGCGCAGGATGACCCTGGCCGAGGTGTCGACAGCGACGGGGATCTCGAAGAGCACGATGTCGCGGCTCGAGACCGGACAGCGGCGGCCGACCCTGGAACTGCTGCTGGCGTTGTCGCAGGTGTATCGGGTGCCGCTCGACGACCTCGTCGCCGCGCCGGCACAGGGCGATCCGCGCATCCGCCTCAAACCGGGTCGAGTCAACGGCCGGACGGTGATCCCGCTGACGCAACATCCCGACGGCACGCAGGCGTGGAAGATCGTCATTCCGAGCAGCAAGGTCACCCCGGAACTCAGGGCCCACGACGGCCACGAGTGGATCTACGTGCTGTCCGGCCACATGCGCCTCGTCGTCGGCGACGACGACTGGGTGCTCGGCCCCGGCGAGGTCGCCCAGTTCAGCACCGAACAACCGCACTGGTTCGGCAGCACCGGTCACGAACCCGCGGAGATCCTCAGCATCTTCAGCCGCCCCGGCGAACGGATGACTGTCCGGGAAACCTGA
- a CDS encoding TetR/AcrR family transcriptional regulator: MSAVSKAGADGEIRSIWLRQRRRPRGEPPLSLPRIVEAAVALLDDEGIDRLTMRRLAERLSVAAPSLYGHLDTKEDVIDLAVDAIFGSAPTEQSDDWRADVTAVLVAWRGSLLQHPWAAAVPARRRPTIGPNFLAWMEILQSSLVKAGFAGGALSSATWALYNHVMGSAASQTALRITDEERRVGQEQLLDRCPTLAARGYLYDDDWDGSFTVGLGYLLDGLQLQLDRSGDGA, from the coding sequence ATGAGCGCGGTGAGCAAGGCAGGAGCCGACGGTGAAATCCGGAGCATCTGGCTCCGTCAGCGGCGTCGGCCCCGAGGCGAACCACCGCTGTCCCTGCCGCGGATCGTCGAGGCCGCCGTCGCGCTGCTCGACGACGAGGGGATCGACCGGCTGACCATGCGCCGGCTCGCCGAGCGGCTGAGCGTCGCGGCCCCTTCGCTGTACGGGCACCTCGACACGAAGGAAGACGTCATTGACCTGGCCGTCGACGCGATCTTCGGATCGGCGCCGACCGAGCAGTCCGACGACTGGCGAGCGGACGTCACCGCCGTACTGGTCGCCTGGCGGGGTTCTTTGTTGCAGCATCCGTGGGCGGCCGCAGTACCGGCTCGGCGACGGCCGACGATCGGCCCGAACTTCCTTGCCTGGATGGAGATTCTGCAGTCGAGCCTGGTCAAGGCCGGCTTCGCCGGTGGCGCGCTGTCCTCGGCCACCTGGGCGCTCTACAACCACGTGATGGGCTCGGCGGCCTCACAGACGGCCCTGCGGATCACCGACGAGGAACGTCGCGTCGGCCAGGAACAACTCCTCGACCGGTGTCCGACACTGGCCGCGCGCGGCTATCTCTACGACGACGACTGGGACGGCAGTTTCACTGTCGGTCTGGGCTACCTGCTCGACGGTCTGCAGCTCCAGCTGGACCGGTCCGGCGATGGTGCGTAA